A stretch of the Candidatus Tanganyikabacteria bacterium genome encodes the following:
- a CDS encoding (2Fe-2S)-binding protein: MPGQPPEPVLLALQVNGERRIVAAAQHRTLLEVLREDLALTGTKHGCDLGECGACTVLLDEKPVLACLVLAIEAQGRDVQTVEGLAAGGQLHPLQQAFAELGAAQCGYCTPGMLMSARALLAERPLATREVIQQGLSGNLCRCTGYEKILDAVALAGRRMASAPAAALDQASMPDRVGPLSVGDSVGPASVPASEGARDGRA; encoded by the coding sequence ATGCCCGGTCAACCGCCCGAGCCCGTCCTGCTGGCGCTGCAAGTCAACGGCGAGCGGCGGATCGTGGCCGCCGCCCAGCACCGCACCCTGCTCGAGGTGCTGCGCGAAGACTTGGCGCTCACCGGCACCAAGCACGGCTGCGACCTGGGCGAGTGCGGCGCGTGCACGGTACTCCTGGATGAAAAACCGGTCCTGGCCTGCCTGGTCCTGGCCATCGAGGCGCAGGGCCGCGACGTGCAGACCGTGGAGGGATTGGCCGCCGGCGGGCAGTTGCACCCGCTCCAGCAGGCGTTTGCCGAACTGGGGGCCGCGCAGTGCGGGTACTGCACCCCAGGGATGCTGATGTCCGCCCGGGCCTTGCTGGCCGAACGGCCGCTGGCGACGCGGGAGGTAATCCAGCAGGGGCTTTCCGGCAACCTGTGCCGCTGCACGGGCTACGAGAAGATCCTGGATGCCGTGGCCCTGGCCGGCCGCCGGATGGCATCGGCGCCGGCCGCTGCCCTCGACCAGGCTTCCATGCCCGACCGGGTGGGGCCGCTGTCTGTGGGCGACTCGGTGGGGCCGGCCTCCGTGCCGGCCTCGGAGGGAGCCCGCGATGGCCGGGCCTGA